In Candidatus Krumholzibacteriota bacterium, one genomic interval encodes:
- the argF gene encoding ornithine carbamoyltransferase, with protein sequence MMSKLSKKDFLSIRDFSTEELEKIFALCKKQKPLARNFTLPPTHPGRVLGCIFHKPSLRTRISFEVAITQLGGTSLYITDKEIGIGTREAPKDVGEVLSRFIDGIMIRTFDQKMVEELAANSTVPVINGLTDLLHPCQIMGDIMTVIEHRGSIEGQKIVFIGDGNNVSRSWLNAAARFPFKFVLTSPAGYQIDDSFVKEVANDGNPDYEWIEDPAEAVKDADVVYADVWTSMGQEAEKAQRLEKFKEYQVNDRLMGMAKSDALFMHCLPAHRGEEVTDSVIDSANSVVYDEAENRLHIQRAIIALLMPTDREL encoded by the coding sequence ATGATGTCGAAATTAAGCAAAAAGGATTTTCTATCAATCAGGGATTTCTCAACGGAAGAGCTTGAAAAGATATTTGCCTTGTGCAAAAAGCAGAAGCCGCTGGCCAGGAATTTCACCCTTCCTCCTACTCATCCGGGAAGGGTCCTCGGGTGTATCTTCCATAAACCGAGTCTCAGGACGAGGATCAGTTTCGAAGTGGCGATAACCCAGCTGGGAGGTACCAGCCTTTATATTACGGACAAGGAGATAGGAATCGGAACGAGGGAAGCTCCCAAAGATGTCGGCGAAGTGCTCTCAAGATTCATCGACGGTATCATGATCAGGACGTTCGATCAGAAGATGGTCGAAGAACTTGCCGCGAACTCGACTGTTCCGGTGATCAACGGATTGACAGACCTGCTGCACCCTTGTCAGATAATGGGTGACATAATGACGGTGATCGAGCATCGCGGTTCGATCGAGGGGCAGAAGATAGTATTCATTGGAGATGGAAACAACGTATCTAGAAGCTGGTTGAACGCCGCGGCGAGATTTCCATTCAAATTCGTCCTGACATCTCCCGCCGGATATCAGATCGACGATTCATTCGTCAAAGAGGTGGCCAACGACGGCAATCCCGATTATGAATGGATAGAAGATCCGGCAGAAGCAGTCAAAGACGCCGATGTCGTCTACGCAGACGTGTGGACCAGTATGGGGCAGGAGGCGGAGAAAGCTCAGAGGCTTGAAAAATTCAAAGAATACCAGGTGAATGACCGCCTGATGGGTATGGCTAAAAGCGATGCCCTCTTCATGCATTGCCTGCCAGCTCACAGAGGCGAAGAAGTGACAGATTCCGTTATCGACAGCGCGAATTCGGTCGTCTACGATGAGGCAGAAAACAGGCTTCATATCCAGAGGGCGATCATAGCCCTGCTTATGCCGACGGACAGGGAGTTATAG
- a CDS encoding bifunctional homocysteine S-methyltransferase/methylenetetrahydrofolate reductase, translating to MTGDFMSLLKEGVVLFDGAMGTVLYDHGVFINRCFDEINLSNPTLIEKIHRQYVAAGADVIETNTFGANRVKLKLHGLDSKIEKINIEGTRLARRAASGKALVAGSIGPLGIKIEPWGPTSNEEAAGFFQEQGLALLEGGVDLFILETFSDLNELHQAMNGVKKICDLPIIAQMTLQKDGLGLFGTEPEEFAMRLSEWGADVVGVNCSVGPRITLEAIEKMARTVETPLSAQPNAGIPQNVDGRNIYMASPEYLAEYSRRFVSAGASVVGGCCGTTPEHIKAMRNALSSVKPAKHHVTVTIKDETPDPIDRSVPIGDKSLLASKITSKEFVRLVELVPPRGCEPDKVIASAERLKESGIDAINIPDSPRASSRMSPLAMAVLIEKKSGIESVLHYCCRDRNIIGMQSDLLGAHALGLRNILIITGDPVKAGDYPDATSVFDIDSIGLTNVLFGLNRGLDIGGHDFGSPTSFLVGVGVNPGAADFELEIDRFHWKVEAGAEFAITQPVFDIEIFEKFRSRIKSMEIPIIAGIWPLVSYKNAEFMNNELPGVSVPDIIMRRMKEAPTGEEASREGVSIAAGLLSELAPHIAGVQLSAPFNRFNLALDVLKASETDP from the coding sequence ATGACCGGCGATTTCATGAGTTTGCTCAAAGAGGGCGTCGTCCTTTTCGACGGGGCGATGGGTACCGTTCTGTACGATCACGGGGTTTTCATCAACCGGTGTTTTGACGAGATAAACCTTTCCAACCCCACTCTGATCGAAAAGATCCATCGCCAGTACGTCGCCGCTGGCGCCGATGTCATCGAAACGAACACATTCGGAGCTAACCGCGTAAAACTTAAACTTCACGGTCTTGATTCAAAGATCGAGAAGATCAATATCGAGGGTACCCGTCTTGCCAGAAGAGCCGCTTCGGGAAAAGCTCTCGTTGCCGGTTCGATAGGCCCTCTCGGCATCAAGATCGAGCCCTGGGGCCCGACCTCCAACGAAGAGGCGGCAGGATTTTTCCAGGAACAGGGACTCGCTCTCCTCGAAGGCGGAGTAGACCTCTTCATACTCGAGACTTTCTCTGATCTGAACGAGTTGCACCAGGCGATGAACGGCGTGAAAAAGATATGCGATCTTCCGATCATCGCCCAGATGACCCTGCAGAAGGACGGATTGGGACTTTTCGGGACTGAACCTGAAGAATTTGCCATGAGGCTAAGCGAATGGGGAGCTGACGTCGTCGGAGTGAATTGCTCCGTGGGTCCGAGAATAACTCTCGAGGCGATAGAAAAAATGGCCCGGACTGTGGAGACACCCCTTTCAGCGCAACCGAACGCCGGTATCCCGCAGAATGTCGATGGAAGAAACATATATATGGCATCTCCCGAATATCTAGCCGAATATTCAAGACGCTTTGTCTCGGCCGGAGCGAGCGTGGTCGGAGGATGCTGCGGAACGACGCCGGAACATATCAAAGCGATGAGAAACGCTCTGAGTTCCGTAAAGCCCGCGAAACACCATGTGACGGTCACCATTAAGGACGAAACGCCAGATCCTATCGACAGGTCTGTCCCCATCGGCGACAAATCACTCCTCGCTTCAAAGATAACCTCAAAAGAATTCGTCAGGCTTGTCGAGCTTGTCCCCCCTCGCGGCTGTGAGCCGGACAAGGTGATCGCTTCGGCGGAAAGACTGAAAGAGAGCGGAATAGACGCCATCAATATCCCTGACAGCCCGCGCGCTTCATCGAGGATGAGCCCTCTCGCCATGGCCGTGCTCATTGAAAAGAAGTCGGGTATCGAATCGGTCCTTCACTACTGCTGCCGGGACAGGAATATCATCGGAATGCAATCGGATCTTCTCGGAGCGCACGCCCTCGGCCTCAGGAACATCCTCATAATCACCGGAGACCCGGTCAAGGCGGGAGATTATCCTGACGCTACGTCGGTCTTTGATATCGACTCTATAGGCCTGACAAATGTCTTATTCGGCCTCAACAGGGGCCTCGACATAGGTGGCCATGATTTCGGAAGCCCTACTTCTTTTCTTGTCGGCGTGGGCGTGAATCCCGGAGCGGCTGATTTTGAACTGGAGATCGACAGGTTTCACTGGAAAGTGGAGGCTGGAGCTGAATTCGCAATCACTCAACCGGTATTCGATATTGAAATATTCGAAAAGTTCCGATCGAGGATCAAATCGATGGAAATACCCATTATCGCTGGGATCTGGCCACTGGTCAGTTATAAAAACGCCGAATTCATGAACAATGAGCTTCCCGGCGTCTCCGTCCCCGACATTATAATGAGAAGGATGAAAGAAGCGCCGACCGGTGAAGAAGCTTCAAGAGAAGGCGTGTCGATCGCAGCCGGACTTCTCTCTGAACTCGCTCCCCACATTGCCGGAGTTCAGCTCAGCGCCCCCTTTAACAGGTTCAATCTGGCCCTGGATGTGCTGAAAGCTTCCGAAACAGATCCCTGA
- a CDS encoding Ig-like domain-containing protein, whose translation MRTRFIFSAVFLLMTACAVVKPPTGGPEDKTPPSVISTSPTADSTGVGRESDVVISFSEKVDGESFKSRIETYPALDFEKIYTRGTDLVINFREELPETTICVLIKSGFKDDHLVVSRKNHIFFFSTSDSLESGEISGKILFKQRPDSSGVARLVRISEDTISDLYREKESRTAFADKFGDYRFRALPAGGNRYLVWSFIDKDSDGRYSAGKEFATAYPDTILLSSLDRSIGSVDMNIIDPDEPGTIKGVIRNMTAFPGQGAVRFNNLEKEDIFYYAQADTTGSYFVRKAVPGIYQWISFIDLKPDSIPGEYTDPEDSTKVLAEPFVISADTLKIDPGEARVLATVELTTWEKDER comes from the coding sequence TTGAGGACACGATTTATATTTTCGGCCGTATTCTTGTTGATGACCGCCTGCGCGGTCGTGAAACCGCCGACGGGGGGGCCTGAGGACAAGACTCCTCCATCTGTCATCTCGACATCCCCTACTGCAGATTCGACCGGAGTGGGAAGGGAATCCGATGTCGTTATTTCCTTCTCCGAAAAAGTCGATGGCGAGAGTTTCAAGAGCCGGATCGAGACATATCCGGCCCTTGATTTTGAGAAGATATACACAAGGGGGACCGACCTGGTCATCAATTTCCGCGAGGAACTTCCGGAAACGACGATCTGCGTGCTTATCAAATCAGGGTTCAAGGATGATCACCTTGTCGTCAGCAGGAAGAATCACATCTTCTTTTTTTCCACTTCAGATTCTCTTGAATCGGGAGAGATATCCGGAAAGATACTTTTCAAGCAGAGACCTGATTCCAGTGGCGTGGCGCGCCTCGTGAGAATCAGCGAGGACACGATATCGGATCTTTACAGGGAAAAGGAATCAAGGACCGCTTTTGCTGACAAATTCGGTGATTACCGGTTCCGAGCGCTGCCGGCCGGAGGAAACAGATACCTTGTATGGTCTTTTATCGACAAGGATTCTGATGGCAGGTATTCGGCTGGAAAAGAATTCGCGACAGCATACCCTGATACTATTCTTCTCTCTTCCCTCGATCGGTCGATCGGGAGTGTCGATATGAATATAATCGATCCTGACGAACCGGGCACAATAAAGGGAGTGATCCGGAACATGACGGCGTTTCCGGGTCAGGGAGCGGTAAGATTCAACAACCTGGAAAAGGAAGATATCTTTTACTACGCGCAGGCGGATACGACGGGCAGTTATTTCGTAAGAAAGGCAGTTCCCGGTATATATCAGTGGATATCTTTCATAGATTTGAAACCCGATTCCATCCCCGGTGAATATACTGATCCTGAGGATTCAACAAAAGTCCTCGCTGAGCCGTTTGTCATCAGTGCCGATACGCTTAAGATAGACCCGGGTGAAGCCAGGGTCCTCGCTACCGTTGAACTGACAACGTGGGAGAAGGATGAGCGATAA
- a CDS encoding diaminopimelate epimerase, whose product MSDNIYFEKMHGAGNDFIMIDDPERRPDISPRLIESLCRLHTGIGADGLILIQPDDHRDFRMRYFNRDGGEAQMCGNGARCAALFAYNRKIAGKRMSFATGSGDIRAEILDDGVKILIGRVDRVSGSLKLEGSDLKPWFAICGVPHAMLLDEDVRKIGGERFLALARLIRNDRAFAPEGTNFNLVTVRGRHSLSYRTYERGVEDETLACGTGAVAISVITSKMGLTSSPVSCETSGGDILQVEFTLDDTGATDCHLSGPAVVSFTGTIPVTGYER is encoded by the coding sequence ATGAGCGATAATATATATTTCGAAAAGATGCATGGAGCAGGTAACGATTTTATCATGATCGACGATCCTGAACGCCGTCCTGATATCTCACCCAGGCTCATCGAATCTCTCTGCAGACTTCATACCGGCATAGGAGCTGACGGCCTGATCCTGATACAGCCTGACGACCACCGTGATTTTCGCATGCGGTATTTCAACCGCGACGGCGGAGAAGCTCAGATGTGCGGTAACGGGGCAAGATGCGCCGCTTTATTCGCCTACAACAGGAAAATCGCGGGAAAAAGGATGTCGTTCGCGACCGGTTCAGGTGATATCAGGGCGGAGATACTCGATGATGGCGTAAAGATACTGATCGGAAGAGTCGATCGGGTTTCAGGCTCATTGAAGCTTGAAGGATCGGATCTAAAACCGTGGTTCGCCATTTGCGGGGTCCCTCACGCGATGCTTCTTGACGAAGACGTCCGGAAGATAGGCGGTGAGCGGTTCCTCGCTCTCGCGAGGTTGATACGCAACGATCGGGCTTTCGCTCCGGAAGGAACGAACTTCAACCTCGTAACGGTGCGCGGCAGGCATTCGCTCTCGTACAGGACATATGAAAGAGGAGTGGAAGATGAGACCCTGGCTTGCGGTACGGGAGCCGTCGCTATCTCGGTGATCACATCAAAAATGGGCCTGACGTCATCTCCGGTAAGCTGCGAGACTTCGGGCGGGGATATCCTGCAGGTTGAATTCACTCTTGACGATACGGGTGCGACCGATTGTCACCTGTCCGGCCCGGCAGTCGTATCTTTCACCGGAACGATACCGGTAACGGGATACGAACGATAA
- a CDS encoding tyrosine recombinase XerC — protein sequence MIDLLKKYIIYLGIERRVSEATLRAYEGDLLQFLDHVRDQTGSRPRFKEIDSFCVRSFLGSLSRNGYSARSVSRKIASLKSFFSFCVKEGVLEKNPVSGMSNPKRGRDLPVFAAREIMQKMMDIPDLTSKKGIRDRAVLELLYGTGMRLAELTGCDTGDCDFSSCVIRVLGKRNKERLLPLSGEAAISLKRYIENEYGVPRSVFNDRSRSIEFLGGENNRPLISGPGGKRISRRTIQRIVKKYLQQVGTMSKMSPHVLRHTFATHLLDAGADLRAVQDLLGHANLSTTQIYTHVTTERLREIYDKAHPRA from the coding sequence ATGATCGATCTTTTAAAGAAATACATCATTTATCTGGGGATCGAACGAAGGGTCTCTGAAGCTACTCTGAGAGCTTATGAAGGGGACCTTCTGCAGTTCCTCGATCATGTCAGGGACCAGACGGGGTCGAGGCCGCGATTCAAAGAGATAGACTCCTTCTGTGTCAGATCTTTTCTTGGATCATTGTCAAGAAACGGATATTCGGCGAGAAGCGTCTCAAGAAAGATAGCTTCACTTAAATCTTTCTTCTCTTTCTGCGTAAAAGAAGGAGTCCTTGAGAAAAATCCCGTCTCGGGTATGTCCAATCCGAAGAGAGGGAGGGATCTTCCGGTATTCGCCGCGAGGGAGATAATGCAGAAGATGATGGATATACCTGATCTTACAAGCAAAAAGGGAATTCGCGACAGGGCGGTCCTGGAACTTCTCTATGGAACAGGGATGAGGCTCGCCGAATTGACAGGGTGTGATACCGGAGACTGCGATTTCAGCAGTTGCGTGATAAGGGTCCTCGGCAAGCGAAACAAGGAAAGGCTTCTTCCGCTATCAGGAGAAGCGGCGATATCCCTTAAAAGGTATATTGAGAATGAATACGGGGTCCCGCGGTCGGTCTTCAACGACAGGTCCCGGAGTATAGAGTTTCTTGGAGGAGAGAACAACCGGCCTCTTATCTCCGGCCCCGGCGGAAAGAGGATCAGCAGGAGAACGATACAGAGGATCGTGAAGAAATATCTGCAGCAGGTCGGAACGATGTCAAAGATGAGCCCGCATGTGCTGCGGCATACGTTCGCTACGCATCTTCTAGACGCGGGGGCTGACCTCAGAGCGGTCCAGGACCTTCTCGGGCACGCGAATCTCTCTACGACGCAGATCTACACGCATGTCACCACTGAAAGGCTTCGGGAGATATATGACAAGGCGCATCCGAGAGCCTGA
- the hslU gene encoding ATP-dependent protease ATPase subunit HslU: MKEFTPREIVQELDKYIIGQDEAKKSVAIALRNRWRRKRVGEGLKEEILPNNIIMIGPTGVGKTEIARRLAKLAQAPFIKVEATKFTEVGYVGRDVESMIRDLVEISINMEKESLFVEVEERALEIAEEKILELLLPARSVSVLKDDPEADERRARTKEKLKVKLRQGDLDAREVTIEIVDRSNPMIEIFTGAGFEEMGVKFPEGMDRIIPKKKKGRRVSVLEARKILVQEEKENLVDIDTIVSRAVRAVEESGIVFIDEIDKIARTGSSHGPDVSREGVQRDILPIIEGSSVNTKHGTVKTDHILFMAAGAFHMSKPSDLVPELQGRFPIRVELKALSAADFERILLEPENALIKQYTALIETEGCSIRFTRGAIKEIASLAFRVNQKMQNIGARRLHTILSSLLEDLLYDLPDEGKSKVTINEKTVRDKLEKIAEDDDLANYIL; encoded by the coding sequence ATGAAGGAATTCACTCCACGCGAGATCGTACAGGAGCTGGATAAATATATTATCGGGCAGGATGAAGCTAAAAAGTCCGTAGCTATCGCGCTACGGAACCGTTGGAGAAGGAAGAGAGTCGGGGAGGGCCTCAAGGAGGAGATACTTCCGAACAATATCATAATGATAGGGCCGACGGGAGTCGGAAAGACCGAGATCGCAAGAAGGCTGGCTAAACTTGCCCAGGCTCCCTTCATAAAGGTCGAGGCGACGAAATTCACCGAAGTCGGATATGTCGGCAGAGACGTCGAATCGATGATCAGGGACCTGGTAGAGATAAGCATTAACATGGAGAAGGAAAGCCTTTTTGTCGAGGTCGAGGAAAGAGCTCTGGAAATAGCAGAAGAAAAGATCCTGGAACTGCTCCTGCCGGCAAGATCCGTCTCCGTGCTGAAAGACGACCCTGAAGCCGACGAAAGAAGGGCCCGCACCAAAGAAAAGTTGAAAGTAAAACTCCGGCAGGGAGACCTAGACGCGCGAGAGGTCACAATTGAGATCGTTGACAGGTCAAACCCGATGATCGAGATATTTACCGGAGCCGGATTCGAAGAGATGGGAGTAAAATTCCCCGAAGGTATGGACAGGATAATCCCAAAGAAAAAAAAGGGTCGGCGGGTATCGGTGCTGGAGGCGAGAAAGATTCTTGTTCAGGAAGAAAAGGAGAATCTTGTCGATATCGATACGATCGTTTCAAGGGCTGTCAGGGCGGTTGAAGAGTCAGGGATCGTATTTATAGACGAGATAGACAAGATCGCCAGGACGGGAAGCAGTCATGGTCCGGATGTCTCCAGGGAGGGAGTGCAGAGGGATATTCTTCCAATAATCGAGGGGTCCAGTGTAAACACCAAGCATGGAACGGTGAAAACAGATCATATCCTCTTCATGGCGGCGGGTGCTTTTCACATGTCGAAACCTTCCGACCTCGTGCCGGAACTGCAGGGTAGATTTCCGATAAGGGTGGAACTCAAGGCTCTCAGCGCGGCCGATTTCGAAAGGATACTTCTTGAGCCTGAGAACGCCCTGATCAAGCAGTATACCGCTTTGATCGAGACGGAGGGTTGTTCGATCAGATTCACACGCGGAGCTATAAAAGAGATAGCTTCCCTTGCTTTCAGGGTCAATCAGAAGATGCAGAATATCGGGGCGAGGAGACTGCACACGATCCTGAGCAGCCTTCTCGAGGATCTTCTCTACGACCTGCCGGATGAAGGGAAGAGTAAGGTCACTATAAACGAAAAGACAGTGAGGGATAAACTCGAAAAGATCGCTGAAGATGACGATCTTGCTAACTACATTCTTTAG
- the hslV gene encoding ATP-dependent protease subunit HslV — translation MFKGTTILGMREGKNVAIGGDGQVTFGATVVKHGAKKIRSLGNGQVLAGFAGSTADAMTLFSKFEGKLEQYNNNLMKAAVETAKEWRSDKVLRNLEALLAVIDSKHSLIISGRGDVVEPDDGILAIGSGGPFALAAARALRKHSKLPAAEIVAEALRIASEICIYTNDNITIETI, via the coding sequence ATGTTTAAAGGAACGACGATTCTTGGCATGAGAGAAGGAAAAAACGTCGCCATCGGAGGAGACGGACAGGTCACTTTCGGAGCCACGGTAGTCAAGCACGGAGCTAAGAAGATCAGAAGCCTTGGCAATGGCCAGGTCCTTGCCGGATTTGCCGGAAGCACCGCCGACGCGATGACCCTTTTTTCCAAGTTTGAGGGAAAACTCGAACAGTACAATAATAATCTTATGAAAGCCGCCGTCGAGACGGCAAAGGAATGGAGAAGCGACAAGGTGCTTCGAAATCTCGAAGCTCTCCTCGCAGTGATAGATTCAAAACATTCACTTATAATCTCGGGAAGGGGGGATGTCGTCGAGCCGGATGACGGTATCCTCGCGATAGGCTCGGGAGGTCCCTTCGCCCTGGCGGCGGCAAGGGCATTGAGAAAACACTCGAAACTGCCGGCCGCGGAGATCGTGGCCGAGGCACTTAGAATCGCTTCGGAGATCTGTATATACACCAACGACAACATCACCATCGAAACGATATGA
- a CDS encoding PD40 domain-containing protein has product MRRVRVILYFITVLAILNPAPSNAQYPFGKNKVQYYPKGWRVIETEHMDIYYYPDELAIAEFIAGMAEEVYEEYSAFFDLEIERRVPIILYGTHHDFKETNIIPYTISEGTGGFTEFIKGRVAIPFMGSYGKLKRVFRHEMVHVFMLEKLRVVMHRQRRYTYMHPPLWFTEGLAEFLALRGMDSEAEMFMRDAVITDRLYYLDDLWRIMGTYMMYKHGESVLHYIATRFGDDAIRMIHENWWKSDKFDLILLSTIGIGQNRLDRDYREYLKKRYYPSVMTRRQAFEILERLSPEERSFENHPASIRGSDSKDRTFCTGFGLGSIDIFELEKDKRGRQKKRTIIEGGRSDRFESIPLLRSRISSRNDTLVFVSKSGKRDVIYLYRADEEKIISSVRCDEVRMINSPVISRDGKSVVFSALDNKGKTDLYIKDLDDGTLERITDDYYEDLSPDWHPDGKTIIFSSDRTGGEPGDEKAIFSIDLATRRITRLTAGHQRDIDPRYMPDGNGILFSSDRDGVFDIYLQKDGVLYRQTNLLGGAFEPVPEYDGDTFLLSAYSEGAYHVYRKIIEYDNIVSARNMPGKIDISWDPRPSDSTSVYLNKDYNLRFGLDLIAAAFSVDPDYGYMGNGAQIFLTDVMSDHHLVFLFGSASDDFSDFWDNANLGFTYINEKERLNYAFGAFHLAGYIGSVHGLIRFERRYGVMAGLSYPISRFRRVDFQTIFKYMERDDDITYLGTQVGKTTLVSNHLSFTSDNIVWTVGGPLNGHRMNISLGRSFDINGSRYESTTFQFDLRHYINFGPRFVFAQRLVTRKAWGSDIQLFYLGGAWDLRGYDFRQYAGKAIFLLNSEFRFPLVDDLLIRFPFGHIEFPVFRGSVFVDAGKVDGFIYDTGWIGSIGTGVEMNLGYLPVIRVNFVRKTDFKTIAADTNFDFFIGFNF; this is encoded by the coding sequence ATGCGGAGAGTCCGAGTAATTCTGTATTTCATCACTGTTCTCGCCATTCTGAATCCCGCCCCGTCAAATGCCCAGTATCCATTCGGAAAAAACAAAGTACAATACTACCCAAAAGGATGGCGGGTTATTGAGACCGAGCACATGGATATCTATTACTATCCCGACGAGCTGGCTATCGCCGAGTTCATCGCCGGTATGGCCGAAGAAGTCTATGAGGAATATTCTGCTTTCTTCGACCTGGAAATCGAGAGGCGCGTCCCCATAATTCTTTATGGAACGCATCACGATTTCAAGGAGACGAATATAATACCTTACACCATATCTGAAGGAACGGGAGGGTTCACTGAATTCATCAAGGGACGGGTCGCGATCCCTTTCATGGGATCTTATGGGAAGCTCAAGAGAGTATTCAGGCACGAAATGGTACACGTATTCATGCTTGAAAAACTTCGTGTCGTGATGCACAGGCAACGAAGATACACATACATGCATCCGCCTCTCTGGTTTACTGAAGGTCTCGCGGAATTCCTCGCCCTTCGCGGGATGGACAGCGAAGCCGAGATGTTCATGCGCGACGCGGTCATTACAGACAGGTTATACTACCTCGACGACCTGTGGCGGATAATGGGAACTTATATGATGTACAAACATGGAGAATCGGTACTTCACTATATCGCGACGAGGTTCGGTGATGATGCAATAAGGATGATCCATGAGAACTGGTGGAAATCGGACAAATTCGACCTGATCCTGCTCAGCACGATAGGCATCGGCCAGAACCGCCTCGACAGGGATTACCGGGAATACCTCAAGAAAAGATATTATCCGTCCGTGATGACACGAAGACAGGCTTTTGAAATACTCGAAAGGCTTTCGCCGGAAGAAAGGTCTTTTGAAAATCATCCCGCTTCAATAAGGGGTTCTGATTCGAAGGATAGAACGTTCTGCACCGGATTCGGGCTGGGAAGTATCGATATATTCGAACTTGAAAAAGACAAGAGGGGGAGGCAGAAAAAAAGGACAATCATAGAAGGAGGAAGGAGTGACAGGTTTGAATCGATACCACTCCTGAGAAGCCGCATATCGTCAAGGAATGATACTCTTGTATTCGTTTCAAAATCCGGAAAGAGGGATGTGATATACCTCTACCGCGCGGATGAAGAAAAGATAATATCATCGGTCAGGTGTGATGAGGTCAGGATGATAAATTCTCCCGTCATCTCGCGCGATGGAAAATCAGTCGTATTTTCCGCTCTGGATAACAAAGGAAAGACAGATCTGTATATAAAGGATCTCGATGACGGGACGCTTGAGAGGATCACCGACGACTATTATGAAGACCTGAGCCCCGACTGGCATCCTGACGGAAAAACGATCATATTCAGTTCCGACAGGACAGGCGGGGAACCTGGAGACGAGAAGGCGATTTTCTCAATCGACCTAGCGACCAGGCGGATCACAAGACTGACGGCCGGGCACCAGAGGGATATCGATCCCAGGTACATGCCTGACGGGAACGGGATCCTCTTTTCATCGGACAGAGACGGGGTCTTTGACATATACCTTCAAAAAGATGGAGTCCTCTACAGGCAGACAAACCTCCTCGGAGGGGCCTTTGAACCTGTCCCCGAATACGATGGCGATACTTTTCTCCTCTCGGCATACAGCGAAGGAGCCTATCACGTCTACAGGAAAATAATCGAATACGATAATATCGTCAGCGCCAGGAATATGCCGGGGAAAATCGATATTTCCTGGGACCCCAGGCCGAGTGATTCGACATCGGTGTACCTCAACAAGGATTACAACCTCAGATTCGGACTTGATCTGATCGCGGCCGCTTTTTCCGTCGATCCTGATTACGGGTACATGGGAAACGGAGCCCAGATCTTTCTTACCGACGTGATGAGCGATCATCATCTGGTGTTTCTTTTCGGCAGCGCTTCTGATGATTTTTCTGATTTCTGGGATAACGCGAACCTGGGGTTCACCTACATAAACGAAAAAGAGCGGCTGAACTACGCTTTCGGCGCATTTCATCTTGCCGGGTATATCGGTTCGGTCCACGGATTGATAAGGTTTGAAAGGCGATATGGAGTCATGGCCGGCCTGAGCTACCCGATATCAAGATTCAGGCGGGTCGATTTTCAGACTATCTTTAAATACATGGAACGAGATGATGATATCACCTACCTGGGAACGCAGGTCGGCAAGACGACCCTCGTCTCGAATCATCTTTCCTTTACCTCGGATAATATCGTCTGGACGGTGGGAGGGCCGCTCAACGGACACAGGATGAATATATCCCTTGGAAGGTCATTCGACATCAATGGATCGAGATACGAAAGCACGACCTTTCAGTTCGATCTCAGGCATTATATAAATTTCGGCCCCAGGTTCGTCTTCGCGCAGAGGCTGGTGACGCGTAAAGCATGGGGCAGCGATATCCAGCTTTTTTATCTCGGTGGAGCCTGGGACCTGAGGGGGTATGATTTCAGGCAGTACGCCGGAAAGGCTATCTTCCTGCTTAACAGCGAATTCAGGTTTCCTCTTGTCGACGATCTTCTGATAAGGTTCCCTTTCGGACATATCGAGTTTCCCGTATTCAGGGGTTCGGTCTTTGTTGATGCGGGCAAGGTCGATGGGTTCATCTATGATACCGGCTGGATAGGAAGCATCGGTACTGGAGTGGAGATGAATCTCGGATATCTGCCCGTGATACGGGTCAATTTTGTCAGGAAGACCGATTTCAAGACGATAGCCGCCGATACGAACTTTGATTTCTTCATCGGCTTCAATTTTTAA